A region from the Chloroflexota bacterium genome encodes:
- a CDS encoding RNA methyltransferase, translating into MKPLRGTDLKRFHRQVRRELPIAHSIVAILQSVEYPVNVGSIFRIADAAALDELILTGITPTPDNPTVAKVGRGKHARVPWRYVPDAADAIRQVKDDGYRVYALELTADAAPYHAVDWPDKVCLVVGHEDHGVTKATLALCDEAVFIPMWGKGASLNVHVALAIVVYHIRQKTDSPPSAGR; encoded by the coding sequence ATGAAACCGTTGCGCGGGACGGACTTGAAGCGGTTTCACCGCCAGGTGCGGCGGGAGTTGCCCATCGCCCACAGCATCGTCGCCATCCTGCAAAGCGTGGAGTATCCCGTCAATGTCGGTTCCATCTTCCGCATCGCCGACGCCGCCGCGCTGGATGAACTCATCCTCACCGGCATCACGCCGACGCCCGACAACCCCACGGTGGCCAAGGTGGGCCGCGGCAAGCACGCCCGCGTCCCGTGGCGCTACGTGCCCGACGCCGCCGATGCCATCCGCCAGGTCAAGGACGACGGGTATCGCGTCTACGCGCTGGAACTCACCGCCGACGCCGCCCCGTACCATGCCGTGGACTGGCCCGACAAGGTGTGCCTGGTGGTGGGCCACGAGGATCACGGCGTAACGAAGGCCACGCTGGCGCTATGCGACGAGGCCGTGTTCATCCCCATGTGGGGCAAGGGTGCGTCGCTCAACGTCCACGTGGCGCTGGCGATTGTGGTGTACCACATCCGCCAGAAGACAGACTCACCCCCGTCCGCTGGCCGTTGA
- a CDS encoding polyprenol monophosphomannose synthase has product MTDATRLTMVVIPTYNEADNLPTLVAELFAQPVQDLQILVVDDASPDGTGEVADALAAKYPGRLHVIHRPGKMGLGTAYVTGFRYAMAHGADYIIQMDADFSHSPNYIPVFLEKMPEYDVVVGSRYVEGGRLDEQWGLGRYLLSWFANSVYTRLILGVKTRDATAGFKCWRREALERIDLDRVHSGGYIFQVEMAYLSEKLGLRVLEIPIFFEDRRIGRSKMTIPVKLEAAWRVFEIRWRYRRLRGGG; this is encoded by the coding sequence ATGACGGACGCAACCCGTTTGACCATGGTTGTCATACCGACCTACAACGAGGCCGACAACCTGCCCACCCTTGTGGCCGAACTGTTTGCCCAGCCGGTGCAGGATCTGCAGATTCTAGTCGTGGACGACGCCTCGCCGGACGGCACGGGCGAGGTGGCCGACGCCCTGGCCGCCAAATACCCGGGCCGCCTGCACGTCATCCACCGCCCCGGCAAGATGGGGCTAGGCACGGCCTACGTTACGGGCTTCCGCTACGCCATGGCCCACGGCGCCGACTACATCATCCAGATGGATGCCGACTTTTCCCACTCGCCGAACTACATACCCGTATTCCTGGAGAAGATGCCAGAGTACGATGTCGTGGTCGGCTCCCGCTATGTGGAGGGCGGGCGGCTGGACGAGCAATGGGGCCTGGGCCGCTACCTGTTGAGTTGGTTCGCCAACAGCGTGTACACGCGGCTGATCCTGGGCGTCAAGACGCGCGACGCCACGGCGGGGTTCAAGTGCTGGCGGCGCGAGGCGTTGGAGCGCATAGACCTGGACCGCGTGCACTCCGGCGGGTACATCTTCCAGGTGGAGATGGCCTACCTGAGCGAGAAGTTAGGGTTGAGAGTACTGGAGATTCCCATTTTCTTTGAGGATCGGCGTATCGGCAGGTCCAAGATGACCATTCCCGTGAAACTAGAGGCCGCATGGCGCGTGTTTGAGATTCGCTGGCGGTATCGGCGGCTCCGAGGGGGCGGGTGA
- a CDS encoding sortase — MVEPEISEVHPVSAGPERGESPARKAGVLRRFHIAEALMVLGVVLIVAFAVLWARRGQDDAGLPAAVQPTPFPTVAPPTLTPTPPPTESPVAGAPATVALPTIARSTPAVAMPAPATSPPTRIVIPAINLDAPVVEVGWKVVERDGQTTTEWEVADYAAGFHIGSAYPGNVGNTVLSGHHNVRGKVFRYLVNVNPGDLVILYADGRAYYYRVESKQILPEKYASDEQQRKNAELIGYFPDERLTLVTCWPYTSNTHRVVVVARPVPPPADAK, encoded by the coding sequence GTGGTAGAGCCGGAAATCTCGGAAGTCCATCCAGTCTCGGCTGGCCCGGAGCGCGGGGAAAGCCCTGCGCGCAAGGCGGGCGTGTTGCGCCGCTTCCACATCGCCGAGGCGCTGATGGTGCTGGGCGTGGTTCTCATCGTCGCGTTCGCGGTCCTGTGGGCGCGGCGGGGCCAAGACGACGCGGGGTTGCCCGCAGCGGTGCAGCCCACGCCATTCCCGACGGTCGCGCCGCCCACGCTCACCCCGACGCCCCCGCCGACCGAATCGCCCGTCGCGGGCGCGCCCGCAACGGTGGCCCTGCCCACGATAGCCCGCAGCACGCCTGCGGTGGCGATGCCCGCGCCGGCCACATCGCCCCCGACCCGCATCGTCATCCCCGCCATCAACCTGGACGCGCCCGTGGTGGAGGTCGGCTGGAAAGTGGTGGAGCGCGACGGGCAGACGACAACCGAGTGGGAGGTAGCCGACTACGCGGCGGGATTCCACATCGGCTCGGCCTATCCGGGCAACGTCGGGAATACGGTCCTATCGGGCCACCACAACGTGCGGGGCAAGGTGTTCCGGTATCTGGTGAACGTGAACCCGGGAGACCTCGTCATCCTGTACGCCGATGGCCGGGCCTACTACTACCGGGTGGAGAGCAAGCAGATTCTGCCCGAAAAGTACGCCTCGGATGAGCAGCAGCGGAAGAATGCGGAACTCATCGGATACTTTCCCGACGAGCGGCTGACCCTGGTAACCTGCTGGCCCTACACCAGCAACACCCATCGCGTCGTGGTCGTTGCGCGGCCCGTTCCCCCACCCGCCGACGCGAAGTAG
- a CDS encoding DUF5615 family PIN-like protein: MRFLLDQDVYPATAGLSRAGDMELLQATREQSRILVTRDKDFGGLVSWRSNRNP, translated from the coding sequence ATGAGATTCCTCCTGGATCAGGATGTCTATCCGGCAACGGCTGGCTTGTCGCGCGCCGGCGATATGGAACTGCTACAGGCGACCCGTGAGCAGAGCCGTATTCTTGTTACCCGCGACAAGGACTTCGGCGGCCTCGTGTCTTGGAGGAGCAACCGTAACCCGTGA
- a CDS encoding response regulator transcription factor: METKILLIDDDLLEAERIQASLRRAGFHVQMAPPSRKAVRLAKGQGYALVVLSLNGHTTSPQSFGNSLRRAIGSTPLVFVPPEGVQVPAAENQRVLDRPTTTRRILYHVRRLLSQQKPRPIHVGDLTLDYENQCVWKGEERCPLTPKEFRLLEFFMTRPREVLSKKQILEAVWDTTYMGYIRTIYVHIRWLRKKLEADPCRPEYIRTVRGIGYVFSCPEAPAPEG; this comes from the coding sequence ATGGAAACCAAAATCCTTCTGATTGACGACGACCTCTTGGAAGCGGAGCGAATCCAGGCTTCTTTGCGGCGCGCGGGTTTTCACGTGCAGATGGCTCCGCCCAGCCGCAAGGCGGTACGCCTGGCAAAGGGGCAAGGCTACGCCCTGGTTGTCCTCAGCCTGAACGGCCACACCACATCTCCCCAATCCTTTGGCAACTCGCTGCGGCGCGCCATCGGCTCCACGCCGTTGGTGTTCGTGCCGCCCGAGGGCGTCCAAGTGCCGGCGGCGGAGAATCAGCGCGTGCTGGATCGTCCGACCACAACCCGCCGAATCTTGTACCATGTGCGGCGACTGCTCTCGCAACAGAAACCCAGACCCATTCACGTGGGCGACCTGACGCTGGACTACGAGAACCAGTGCGTGTGGAAAGGCGAGGAGCGATGCCCGCTGACCCCCAAGGAGTTCCGCCTCCTGGAGTTCTTCATGACCCGCCCCCGCGAGGTTCTGTCCAAGAAGCAGATTCTGGAGGCCGTGTGGGATACGACGTACATGGGCTACATCCGCACCATCTACGTGCACATCCGCTGGCTGCGGAAGAAGTTGGAGGCGGACCCCTGCCGCCCCGAGTACATCCGCACGGTGCGCGGCATCGGGTACGTGTTCAGTTGCCCCGAAGCGCCCGCGCCCGAAGGATAG
- the raiA gene encoding ribosome-associated translation inhibitor RaiA, which translates to MQLIITGKNVEVTDWLRSYVEKKIGKLDRYLPTIDEARVELAVEKTKSAQDRQVVQVTVRSSGTILRVEEKSADMFASIDAAVDKMHRQIARYKGKQRRRGRPSPGEMPPVPVSEAEEEEPHIVRTKRFRVDRMDETEAIEQMELLGHDFFIFMNVNTDRLSVVYRRHDGDYGLLEPEVV; encoded by the coding sequence ATGCAACTGATCATCACGGGCAAGAACGTGGAGGTTACGGACTGGCTACGGTCATACGTGGAGAAGAAGATCGGCAAACTGGATCGGTACCTTCCCACCATTGACGAGGCGCGTGTGGAATTGGCCGTGGAGAAGACCAAGAGCGCCCAGGACCGCCAGGTTGTGCAGGTAACGGTGCGCAGCAGCGGCACGATCCTCCGCGTGGAGGAGAAATCCGCCGATATGTTCGCCTCCATTGACGCCGCGGTGGACAAGATGCACCGCCAGATCGCGCGGTACAAGGGCAAGCAGCGTCGCCGCGGCCGCCCAAGCCCCGGGGAGATGCCCCCGGTCCCCGTGAGCGAAGCGGAGGAGGAAGAACCCCACATCGTCCGCACCAAGCGGTTCCGCGTGGACCGCATGGACGAGACCGAAGCCATTGAGCAGATGGAACTCCTGGGGCACGACTTCTTCATCTTTATGAACGTGAACACCGACCGCCTGAGCGTGGTTTACCGTCGGCATGACGGCGACTACGGCCTGCTGGAGCCGGAGGTCGTCTAG
- the rsmA gene encoding 16S rRNA (adenine(1518)-N(6)/adenine(1519)-N(6))-dimethyltransferase RsmA, whose amino-acid sequence MSRLQGILDEGPVRPKKSLGQNFLADPVYLRKIVEAADLSPDDVVLEIGPGTGNLTEHLLAHAGHVVAVELDPRMVRLLEERFAGHPRLSLVHADILATDIGQLLRPHLARSLPYKVVANLPYYITSAVLRLLLEADVRPSLAVLTVQWEVAQRICARPGAMSLLAVAVQWYAASRIVTRIPAGAFTPAPKVDSAILRLETRPSPVAPVADEALLFRVARAGFSQRRKQLRNALSAGLGIPPEQAEAALKAAGVDPKRRAETLRLEEWAALANVFAAGGGHPVIHE is encoded by the coding sequence ATGTCCCGGCTGCAGGGCATCCTGGACGAAGGCCCTGTGCGCCCGAAGAAGAGCCTGGGTCAGAACTTCCTCGCCGACCCCGTGTACCTGCGCAAGATCGTGGAAGCGGCAGACCTGTCACCCGACGACGTGGTGCTGGAAATCGGGCCGGGGACGGGCAACCTAACCGAGCACTTGCTGGCCCATGCGGGGCACGTCGTCGCCGTGGAACTGGACCCCCGCATGGTACGCCTGCTAGAAGAGCGTTTCGCGGGCCATCCGCGACTGTCGCTGGTACACGCCGACATCCTGGCCACCGACATCGGGCAACTTCTCCGCCCGCACCTGGCGCGCTCCCTCCCGTACAAGGTCGTCGCCAACCTGCCCTACTACATCACCTCGGCGGTGCTCCGCCTGCTGTTGGAGGCGGACGTGCGCCCCTCGCTGGCCGTGCTGACGGTGCAGTGGGAAGTGGCGCAGCGAATCTGCGCGCGGCCAGGCGCCATGAGCCTGCTGGCCGTGGCGGTGCAGTGGTACGCGGCCTCGCGCATCGTAACCCGCATCCCGGCAGGAGCCTTCACCCCCGCGCCCAAGGTGGATTCGGCCATCCTGCGGCTGGAAACGCGACCCTCGCCCGTGGCCCCCGTGGCCGACGAGGCGCTGCTGTTCCGCGTGGCAAGGGCGGGCTTCTCGCAGCGGCGCAAGCAACTGCGCAACGCCTTGAGCGCGGGGCTGGGCATCCCGCCGGAGCAGGCCGAAGCCGCGCTCAAGGCCGCGGGCGTGGATCCGAAGCGGCGCGCCGAAACGCTGCGCCTGGAGGAGTGGGCTGCGCTGGCCAACGTCTTCGCCGCTGGTGGCGGGCACCCGGTTATCCACGAATAG
- a CDS encoding HNH endonuclease, with protein MHTPVLVLNHNFQPLHVCSTRRAMTLLYLGKAEVVENGRGYVRTPSRLLPRPSVIRLHRTVMRPYPRVRLSKKEIFRRDNYTCQYCGQPSKHLTVDHVIPRHRGGTPTWDNLVSACPACNRRKGGRTPQEAQMRLLRPAFEPRANSLYLFRHYLDEYEEWRKFVEGW; from the coding sequence GTGCATACCCCCGTCCTAGTGCTGAACCACAATTTCCAACCGTTGCACGTATGCAGCACGCGCCGGGCCATGACCCTGCTCTACCTGGGCAAGGCGGAAGTCGTGGAGAATGGCCGCGGGTACGTGCGAACGCCCTCGCGCTTGCTGCCCCGCCCGTCGGTCATTCGGCTCCATCGGACCGTGATGCGTCCCTATCCGCGCGTGCGCCTCAGTAAGAAGGAAATCTTCCGGCGCGACAACTACACGTGCCAGTACTGTGGGCAGCCATCCAAGCACCTCACGGTGGACCATGTGATTCCCCGCCACAGGGGCGGCACGCCCACTTGGGACAACCTGGTGTCGGCGTGTCCCGCGTGCAATCGGCGCAAGGGCGGGCGGACGCCCCAAGAGGCCCAAATGCGGCTTCTGCGGCCCGCGTTTGAGCCGCGCGCCAACAGCCTGTACCTGTTTCGCCACTACCTGGACGAATACGAGGAATGGCGCAAGTTCGTTGAAGGCTGGTGA
- a CDS encoding LysM peptidoglycan-binding domain-containing protein has translation MRRALTVALCLALVLLAACGHVWTLPTDTPAPSAAAITPSPAPPTPTGTPRPPQPVWLPTRTPAPTPTPVIYVVQKGDTLIGIARQFGVSATVLQTANGIVDPRRLQIGQELLIPPPEQGTAQALPTPTPVSVRVERLSVHALPAGGFCVLGEVVNPLPQAVERVAVEVTLLDGAGGVVAQEQAATLLEVLPAGEAAAFAVLFPHAPTFANYRVAVVSADVLQHLGHLYLDFGVPSHELRTVRNGSVEVAGTVRNEGAAIARPFAVVTCYDAEGRPVAVREVPTDPPVLGPGEQGAFRVSLTPLGAAIDRCRVQAQGESLGE, from the coding sequence ATGCGACGCGCCCTTACCGTGGCCCTGTGCCTGGCGCTCGTGCTCCTTGCGGCATGCGGGCATGTGTGGACGCTCCCGACGGACACGCCGGCCCCGTCGGCGGCTGCCATCACGCCTTCGCCGGCGCCGCCCACGCCCACCGGCACCCCCCGCCCGCCGCAGCCGGTTTGGCTTCCGACGCGCACGCCCGCGCCCACGCCGACGCCCGTCATCTACGTGGTGCAGAAGGGCGACACGCTCATCGGTATCGCGAGGCAGTTCGGCGTCTCGGCCACCGTGTTGCAAACGGCCAACGGCATCGTGGATCCAAGGCGGCTGCAAATCGGCCAAGAGTTGCTCATCCCGCCGCCCGAGCAGGGGACGGCGCAGGCGCTGCCGACGCCCACGCCTGTGTCCGTGCGCGTGGAGCGGCTGAGCGTGCACGCTCTGCCTGCCGGGGGCTTCTGCGTCCTCGGCGAGGTAGTGAATCCGCTGCCCCAGGCGGTGGAACGCGTGGCGGTGGAGGTAACCCTGCTGGACGGCGCGGGAGGCGTGGTTGCCCAGGAGCAGGCGGCCACCTTGCTGGAGGTCCTTCCCGCGGGCGAGGCGGCGGCCTTTGCGGTCCTGTTTCCCCATGCGCCGACTTTCGCGAACTACCGCGTCGCCGTCGTGAGCGCGGACGTGCTCCAGCACCTGGGTCACCTGTACCTGGATTTCGGCGTGCCTTCTCATGAGTTGCGGACCGTCCGCAACGGGTCGGTTGAGGTGGCGGGGACGGTGCGCAACGAAGGCGCGGCCATCGCCAGGCCCTTCGCCGTCGTAACGTGCTACGACGCCGAGGGCCGCCCCGTCGCGGTTCGCGAAGTGCCCACCGACCCACCGGTCCTCGGCCCGGGCGAGCAGGGGGCGTTCCGCGTGAGCCTGACGCCGCTGGGGGCGGCCATTGACCGCTGCCGCGTGCAGGCGCAGGGGGAAAGTCTCGGCGAATGA
- a CDS encoding oligosaccharide flippase family protein — MSGVKVGFGAGLRFFQTPRGRRWLPVLGFALLPLIFFWPVIFGGKTLLPADNLFAFEPWRTFAASLGVRFPHNELLSDLILENYVWKQFILQSLHQRQIPLWNPYLFAGVPFLAAGQHSAMYPLSLVYYVLPLPLAYGVFTYIHFVLAGLFTHLFVRTLGASRAGAFVAGVTFTFSAFMVVSVDFPMIVAAVTWLPFLLWVAEKLLRLAEASASHWRAALWVLVGAAGLGMQILAGHVEIMVYVAIILAYYAAGRLVAMGLRHQRAFWPMAGRAVAWLAALGVLGIGLGAVQWVPLYELVRQNFRQGAASYQQVVGWAYPWRQIITFFVPDFFGNPSHHQYFDLFRWQVVPVTTNALGEPITEIAWTKGLPTWKNYVEAGSYVGILPLLLAVIAVIRRRGAAVWIFASLAVVSVLMAFGTPLYALFFYLVPGANQLHSPFRWVFAYTLSVAVLAGLGVTALSRWAADSERVNRATRWLAGFAAAVGALGLGALLLSRAMGGFTLRLADRFVQTQGLAQRAFADGAMLYSYQFRNFFLFGLFLLLSGLVVRWAARARGHGWKIAAAAVVALDLFVVGIGFNPRTDPALLEFKPPVVDFLQRDQGLWRFTTFIAPGEKPFNANSGMIFGFQDIRGYDSIIPKQYVEYMGWIEAQDELLYNRIAPLSELNSLDSPLLHLLNVKYVIATQEIDRPGYRLVYSGEVRVYENQNAMPRAFALPATAAVVVPREKVGDALKQYDPRMYVVLEEEHGFRAQAAAQPAQYAPVAVESYAGNEVFLKASLAQPSLVVLADSYFPGWKAYARAEGDADERELALYRADGNFRAVYLEPGTYTIRFKYTPMSFKLGLYASFLAAMSMVLLAVFAVWRRFYRADAGDSAVKRVAKNSLVLMGMSLLNRFIDLVFAMLMLRILAPVGAGRYQTAVNLIGYFEILVLFGLGTLLTREASKKPEEQRRYLGNTLVLRLLLWAVSLPILAGILVLSARVGNMAMETVWAVLLFSIGLIFSSFAEAISSVFYAHEQMEYPAAISSVTTILRVMLGALVLLLGWGVVGLAGVSVVVNVITLLILGILAARFYFRPRLEFEPSFGYRLLSDSYPLMINHLLATIFFRIDIQFLQQYRGDAEVGYYSAAHRWIDALQIVPSYFTLAIFPLMSRYAESARESLVRAYILSLRLLLMFILPVTVITLFISRELIAVLGGSRYLPQSMIALQLLILSRPFGFINAVTQYVLIAIDQQRFLTKAFLIGMTFNVVMNFLFVPRYGYQAAAAILIFSEIALLLPFYYAVRKHLTRVPWVGITWQPLVASLACAGILWAMRPVSLLLGLLLAIVAYPVVLWLVGGFRGKDLDVVLAAIPMGRLRSLLRGKAPAAEIAEGESTP; from the coding sequence GTGAGCGGCGTCAAGGTTGGTTTCGGCGCAGGGCTTCGGTTCTTCCAGACTCCTCGCGGGCGCAGGTGGCTCCCTGTGCTGGGATTCGCGCTGCTCCCGCTGATCTTCTTCTGGCCCGTCATCTTCGGGGGCAAGACCCTGCTGCCGGCGGACAACCTGTTCGCCTTTGAGCCGTGGCGTACCTTCGCGGCGTCGCTCGGCGTTCGCTTCCCCCACAACGAACTGCTGAGCGACCTCATCCTGGAGAACTACGTCTGGAAGCAGTTCATCCTCCAGTCGCTCCACCAGCGGCAGATTCCTCTGTGGAACCCCTACCTGTTCGCGGGGGTTCCCTTCCTGGCGGCGGGGCAGCATTCGGCCATGTATCCCCTGAGCCTCGTGTACTACGTGCTGCCGCTGCCCCTGGCCTACGGCGTGTTCACGTACATCCATTTCGTGCTGGCGGGGTTGTTTACGCACCTATTCGTGCGGACGTTGGGGGCCAGCCGCGCGGGGGCGTTTGTGGCAGGGGTTACGTTCACCTTCAGCGCCTTCATGGTGGTGAGCGTGGACTTCCCCATGATCGTCGCCGCGGTTACGTGGCTGCCCTTCCTGCTGTGGGTGGCCGAGAAACTGCTGCGCCTGGCCGAGGCGTCGGCCAGCCACTGGAGGGCCGCGCTGTGGGTGCTCGTGGGGGCCGCCGGCCTGGGCATGCAGATTTTGGCGGGCCACGTGGAGATCATGGTGTACGTGGCCATCATCCTGGCCTACTACGCGGCGGGGCGGCTCGTCGCCATGGGGTTGCGGCACCAGCGGGCCTTCTGGCCCATGGCGGGGCGGGCGGTGGCCTGGCTGGCGGCGCTGGGGGTGCTGGGCATCGGCCTGGGCGCGGTGCAGTGGGTTCCCCTGTACGAACTGGTCCGCCAGAACTTCCGTCAGGGGGCCGCGAGTTACCAGCAGGTCGTCGGCTGGGCCTATCCCTGGCGGCAGATCATCACCTTCTTCGTCCCCGACTTCTTCGGCAACCCCAGCCACCACCAGTACTTTGACCTGTTCCGGTGGCAGGTTGTGCCCGTTACCACCAACGCCCTGGGCGAACCCATCACTGAAATCGCGTGGACAAAGGGGCTGCCCACGTGGAAGAACTACGTGGAGGCGGGAAGTTACGTCGGCATCCTGCCGCTGCTGCTGGCCGTGATCGCCGTCATCCGCAGGCGCGGCGCCGCCGTGTGGATTTTCGCGTCGCTGGCCGTCGTGTCGGTGCTGATGGCGTTCGGCACGCCGCTGTACGCGCTGTTCTTCTACCTGGTCCCCGGCGCCAACCAGTTGCATTCGCCGTTCCGCTGGGTCTTCGCCTACACGCTCAGCGTGGCAGTGCTGGCGGGCCTTGGGGTTACGGCGCTCTCCCGCTGGGCGGCCGATTCCGAGCGCGTGAACCGCGCGACCCGATGGCTGGCCGGTTTCGCGGCGGCGGTCGGGGCGCTGGGACTTGGCGCGCTCCTGCTGTCCCGCGCGATGGGCGGGTTCACGCTCCGCCTGGCCGACCGCTTCGTCCAGACGCAGGGGCTGGCGCAGCGCGCCTTCGCCGACGGCGCCATGCTGTACTCGTATCAGTTCCGCAACTTCTTCCTGTTCGGCCTGTTCCTGCTCCTGTCGGGCCTGGTAGTGCGGTGGGCGGCGCGGGCGCGCGGGCACGGGTGGAAAATCGCCGCCGCAGCCGTCGTCGCCCTGGACCTGTTCGTGGTGGGCATCGGGTTCAACCCCCGAACCGACCCCGCGCTGCTGGAGTTCAAGCCGCCGGTGGTGGACTTCCTCCAGCGCGACCAGGGCCTGTGGCGGTTCACCACGTTTATCGCGCCCGGCGAAAAGCCCTTCAACGCCAATTCGGGCATGATCTTCGGCTTCCAGGACATTCGGGGCTACGACTCCATCATCCCCAAGCAGTACGTAGAATACATGGGGTGGATTGAGGCGCAGGACGAACTGCTGTACAACCGCATCGCGCCGCTGTCGGAATTGAACTCGCTGGACTCGCCGCTGCTACACCTGTTGAACGTGAAGTACGTCATCGCGACGCAGGAGATTGACCGCCCAGGCTACCGACTTGTGTACAGCGGCGAGGTGCGGGTGTACGAGAACCAGAACGCCATGCCGCGCGCCTTCGCGCTGCCGGCCACCGCCGCCGTCGTCGTGCCCCGCGAGAAGGTGGGCGACGCGCTGAAGCAGTACGACCCGCGCATGTACGTTGTCCTGGAAGAGGAGCATGGGTTCCGCGCCCAGGCCGCCGCGCAGCCTGCCCAGTACGCGCCGGTGGCCGTGGAATCCTACGCGGGCAACGAGGTGTTTCTGAAGGCCAGCCTGGCCCAACCCAGCCTGGTGGTGCTCGCCGACAGTTACTTCCCGGGATGGAAGGCGTATGCCAGGGCCGAGGGCGACGCCGACGAGCGCGAACTGGCCCTCTACCGCGCCGACGGCAACTTCCGCGCCGTGTACCTGGAGCCGGGCACGTACACCATCCGCTTCAAGTACACGCCCATGTCGTTCAAGTTGGGGCTGTATGCGTCGTTCCTGGCGGCCATGTCCATGGTGCTGCTGGCGGTGTTCGCCGTGTGGCGGCGCTTCTACCGCGCCGACGCGGGCGACTCGGCGGTGAAGCGCGTGGCGAAGAACTCGCTGGTGCTGATGGGGATGTCGCTGCTGAACCGCTTCATTGACCTGGTGTTCGCCATGCTCATGTTGCGCATCCTGGCCCCGGTGGGCGCGGGGCGCTACCAGACGGCCGTCAACCTCATCGGGTACTTTGAGATCCTCGTCCTGTTCGGCCTGGGGACGCTCCTGACCCGCGAGGCGTCCAAGAAGCCCGAAGAGCAGCGCCGCTACCTGGGCAACACCCTCGTGCTACGGCTGCTGTTGTGGGCGGTGTCCTTGCCCATCCTGGCGGGCATCCTGGTGCTTTCGGCGCGGGTCGGCAACATGGCCATGGAGACCGTGTGGGCGGTGCTGCTGTTCAGCATCGGGCTGATCTTCAGCAGTTTCGCCGAGGCCATCTCGTCGGTGTTCTACGCCCACGAGCAGATGGAGTACCCCGCGGCCATCTCGTCGGTTACGACGATTCTGCGGGTGATGTTGGGGGCGCTGGTGCTGCTGCTGGGCTGGGGAGTGGTGGGGCTGGCGGGCGTGTCGGTGGTGGTCAACGTGATTACGCTGCTCATCCTGGGCATCCTGGCGGCGCGGTTCTACTTCCGCCCGCGCCTGGAGTTTGAGCCAAGTTTCGGCTACCGCCTCCTGTCCGACTCGTACCCGCTGATGATCAACCACCTGCTGGCCACTATCTTCTTCCGCATTGACATTCAGTTCCTCCAGCAGTATCGGGGCGACGCGGAGGTGGGATACTACTCGGCCGCCCACCGCTGGATTGACGCGCTGCAAATCGTGCCGTCGTACTTCACGCTGGCCATCTTCCCGCTCATGTCGCGCTACGCTGAATCGGCACGGGAGTCGCTGGTGCGCGCCTACATCCTGTCGCTGCGCCTGCTCCTGATGTTCATCTTGCCCGTTACCGTCATCACGCTGTTCATCTCCCGCGAACTCATCGCCGTGCTGGGCGGGAGCCGCTACCTGCCCCAATCCATGATCGCGCTGCAACTGCTGATTCTCTCGCGGCCCTTCGGGTTCATCAACGCCGTTACCCAGTACGTGCTCATCGCCATTGACCAGCAGCGATTCCTGACCAAAGCGTTCCTCATCGGGATGACCTTCAACGTGGTGATGAACTTCCTGTTCGTGCCGAGGTACGGATACCAGGCCGCGGCGGCGATCCTCATCTTCTCGGAGATCGCGCTCCTGCTGCCGTTCTACTACGCCGTGCGCAAGCACCTGACGCGCGTGCCGTGGGTGGGCATCACGTGGCAGCCGCTGGTGGCGTCGCTGGCGTGCGCGGGAATCCTGTGGGCGATGCGCCCCGTGAGCCTGCTGCTGGGGCTGCTGCTGGCGATCGTCGCGTATCCGGTCGTCCTGTGGCTTGTCGGCGGGTTCCGCGGGAAAGACCTGGACGTGGTGTTGGCCGCCATTCCAATGGGGCGATTGCGAAGCCTGCTGCGCGGAAAGGCTCCCGCCGCAGAGATCGCCGAGGGGGAGAGTACTCCTTGA